The proteins below are encoded in one region of Malaclemys terrapin pileata isolate rMalTer1 chromosome 8, rMalTer1.hap1, whole genome shotgun sequence:
- the ARSI gene encoding arylsulfatase I: MAVYALTGFSLVSLLSFGYLSWDWMKPSLVTDVSMDPMEKSLPPAFSKPPHIIFILTDDQGYHDIGYHDSDIQTPMLDRLAAEGVKLENYYIQPICTPSRSQLITGRYQIHTGLQHSIIRPRQPNCLPLDQVTLPQKLQEAGYSTHMVGKWHLGFYKKECLPTRRGFDTFLGSLTGNVDYYTYDNCDGPGVCGYDLHEGENVAWDQSGKYSTFLYAQRVSKILATHNPKEPIFIYVAFQAVHTPLQSPKEYIYRYRSMGNVARRKYAAMVTCMDEAVRNITWALKKYGYYDNSVIVFSTDNGGQTFSGGSNWPLRGRKGTYWEGGVRGIGFVHSPLIKRKRRTSWALVHITDWYPTLVTLAGGNVSEAEGLDGYNVWPAISEGKESPRTEILHNIDPLYNHAKHGSLAGGFGIWNTAVQASIRVREWKLLTGDPGYSDWIPPQMLTNFPGSWWNLERLTDSVRKSVWLFNITADPYERDDLSDQRPDVVRALLKRLVHYNRTAIPVRYPAENPRAHPDFNGGAWGPWASEEEAENWEGGGGPLRNKNNKKKCKICKLRSFFRKLNTRLMSNRI; encoded by the exons ATGGCTGTTTATGCTCTCACAGGTTTCTCGCTGGTCAGCCTGCTTAGTTTTGGCTACTTGTCCTGGGATTGGATGAAACCCAGCTTGGTAACGGATGTTTCCATGGACCCAATGGAGAAATCGCTCCCTCCTGCCTTTTCCAAGCCACCTCACATCATCTTCATTCTGACTGATGACCAGGGATACCATGATATTGGGTACCATGACTCAGACATACAGACACCAATGCTAGACAGGCTAGCAGCAGAAGGAGTTAAACTGGAGAATTATTACATCCAGCCCATCTGTACCCCATCCAGGAGCCAACTTATAACGGGCAG GTACCAGATCCACACGGGCCTTCAGCACTCCATCATCCGGCCCCGGCAGCCCAACTGCCTGCCCCTGGATCAGGTCACGctgccccaaaagctgcaggaagcCGGCTACTCGACGCACATGGTGGGCAAGTGGCACCTGGGCTTCTACAAAAAGGAATGCCTGCCCACCCGGCGAGGCTTCGACACCTTTCTGGGCTCCCTGACGGGCAACGTGGATTACTACACCTACGACAACTGCGACGGACCCGGCGTCTGCGGCTACGACCTGCACGAAGGGGAGAACGTAGCGTGGGACCAGAGTGGGAAGTACTCCACCTTCCTCTATGCTCAGCGAGTGAGCAAGATCCTGGCCACCCATAACCCCAAGGAGCCCATCTTCATCTATGTGGCGTTCCAAGCCGTGCACACGCCCCTGCAGTCCCCCAAAGAGTACATCTACCGCTACCGCTCCATGGGCAACGTGGCTCGGCGCAAATACGCCGCGATGGTGACGTGTATGGATGAGGCCGTGAGGAACATCACCTGGGCACTCAAGAAGTACGGTTACTATGACAACAGCGTGATCGTGTTCTCCACGGACAACGGCGGGCAGACGTTTTCCGGGGGAAGCAACTGGCCTCTGCGAGGCCGCAAAGGGACCTACTGGGAAGGCGGGGTCCGCGGCATTGGCTTTGTCCACAGCCCCCTGATCAAACGCAAGCGCAGGACCAGCTGGGCACTGGTCCACATCACAGACTGGTACCCTACGCTGGTGACCCTGGCTGGGGGCAACGTGTCTGAAGCCGAGGGCCTGGATGGGTACAACGTGTGGCCAGCCATCAGTGAGGGCAAGGAGTCCCCGCGCACCGAAATCCTACACAACATCGACCCCCTCTACAACCACGCCAAGCACGGCTCCCTGGCGGGCGGCTTTGGCATATGGAACACAGCTGTGCAGGCCTCCATACGGGTGAGGGAATGGAAACTGCTGACTGGTGACCCCGGCTACAGCGACTGGATCCCACCTCAGATGCTGACCAACTtcccagggagttggtggaaccTGGAGCGGCTGACGGACAGCGTGCGCAAATCCGTCTGGCTCTTCAACATCACGGCCGATCCCTACGAGCGCGACGACCTGTCGGACCAGCGCCCGGACGTGGTCAGGGCTCTCTTGAAGAGGCTGGTCCATTACAACCGGACTGCAATCCCGGTTAGGTACCCGGCCGAGAACCCCCGGGCCCACCCGGACTTCAACGGTGGTGCCTGGGGGCCGTGGGCCAGCGAGGAGGAAGCGGAGAATTGGGAGGGAGGTGGCGGGCCGctgagaaataaaaacaacaagaagaagTGCAAGATCTGCAAGCTGCGCTCCTTTTTCCGGAAGCTGAACACCAGGCTGATGTCAAACCGCATCTGA